Below is a genomic region from Bacteroidetes bacterium GWF2_43_63.
AACGTAAGAAAGAAATGACTGAATCTGAAAATATCCAAATAGAAAACAATAAGACTGTGAATTAAAATGGTGACACCAGCGTAGGTGATGAACCATTTCCAGCCGAGATCTCCCACGCCTGGCTGCAGTCCTGATTCATATTCCCGTTTGGAAACAATTGTGCGAAGCAGAACCGGCCGCAAAAAAGCAATGGCAGTGGTTGCGGCAGCATGTAAACCGCCGGTACTGACGAACAGATCCTGAGTGAACCCTGTGAGAAAAGCAAGGATTAATGCAATCCACATGGGTGTTTCGAATGGGATCAGCAGGATGAAGTAGATGTAAACGTAAGGATTAATATATCCGAACAGATTGGTATAATTAAATATTGTCACCTGCAGTAGCAAGACGATCAGAAAGCGAAAGACATTCGTCAGAATAAGCTTATTGTTCATGCTTTTCCTCCTTCAGTTTTTCGAGTTCATCGAGTTCGCCTTTAATCAGATTTCGGATGATATAAACCGACGAGAGATTACCAAAATCTGCTGCAATCCGGTATCGGACATTATAAAATGCGCGGGTGGCGTCGGTGCTGAATTCAGTTACATAGCCCACTGGAATTCCGGCCGGGAAAATACTGCTGTAGTTGCTTGTCAGCAGCGTATCGCCTTGTTTTAACTTCACGTGAACAGGAATGTCTTTCAGAATTCCGTAAGCGTAATTTGCGCCATCCCACGTACAAGTGCCGGTCACGTTCTTATTTTTAATGGTTGTACTTACGGTTACTTCGGAGTGGAGGACCGACTTTACGAGGCAATAGTTTTTTGAAACATGGTCGACAATACCAACAACTCCGGCTGGTGAATACACACCCATCCCTTCTTCTATACCCTGTTCATAGCCTTTGTCAAGCGTGATAAAATTATCCTGATAACTGATGGTATAATTGATGACGCTGGCTGTCAGAAACTCAAATTCCTGCCGGTACAAAGAGTCATTCACGGTGAAAACCCGTTGGTCGGAAATGATGTAAGAGTCTTTAAGATGCTGACGCAGGCTCATGTTTTCTTCAATCAGTCTGCGGTTTTCTTCGCGAAGATTAAAAAACGAAACCACATCAGAGCGAACACTCATAATGCGGCTGTTGATTCCCATGAAAAATTGAAACGACGTTGCGCCGTGAAACGAACTTTGGTTGAAAGTGAATAGCAGAGCCAGTGTTTCGAGAAACAGGAACAGCAACAGAATGCGAATGCTCTTTATAAAATCCAGAAGATTTCGCATGACTGAGCGTTCGTTTATTTAATCAGGAATGGGAATTTGTCGAAATTTTTAAGGGCAATACCGGCACCACGTGCAACTGCGCGCAGCGGATCTTCGGCAACATGAACCTTCAGTTTTGTTTTTTGCTCAATTCGTTTGTCGAGTCCACGGAGCAAAGAACCACCTCCAGCCATGTAAATACCTGTGTTCAGAATATCGGCCGAAAGTTCAGGAGGCGTATTCTCAAGCGCGTTGAGAATGGCCGCTTCAATTTTGCTGATGGTTTTATCAAGTGCCTGAGCGATTTCGGCATACGACACCATGACTTCGCGCGGAATCCCCGACAAAAGGTGACGACCATGCACAGGGAAATCGGGCGGTGGATTGTCGATTTCGGCCATGGCGGCTCCAACCTCAATTTTTACGCGTTCTGCTGTGCGTTCTCCAATGCTCAGGTTATGTGCCTTTCGCATGTATTCTTCGATGTCGGCGTTGAAATCATCACCGGCAATTCTTATACTTTTGTTGCTTACAATGCCACCGAGGGCTATTACAGCGATTTCGCTGGTACCGCCGCCGATGTCAATAATCATGTTGCCGGATGGTTCAAGCACATCGAGCCCGATACCAATTGCTGCTGCCATAGGCTCGTGAATAAGCCGTACTTCCTTTGCTCCGGCCTGCTCAGCTGAGTCGCGTACTGCACGCTCTTCCACCTCTGTGATACCGCTCGGAATACTGATAACCATTCTGAGTGAAGGCGGGAACAGCGGTTTGCGGGTGCTGATCATTTTGATCATCTCGCGCATCATGTGCTCGGCAATCATAAAATCCGCAATGACACCATCGCGCAGCGGACGGATTGTTTTAATGTTTTCGTGTGTTTTTCCGTGCATCATCATGGCCTTTTTACCAACTGCCATGATTTTGTTGGTTGTACGGTTGATAGCAACAATCGACGGTTCGTCAACCACCACCTTGTCATTGTGGATAATGACTGTGTTGGCCGTTCCGAGGTCCATTGCTATTTCTTTCGTCATGAAATTGAAAAGTCCCATAGTACTGTTCAGGTATTTTTAGTGTTTGAAATGTCTGTTTCCCGTAAACATCAGTGTGATGTTGTTGTCGGTGCAATATTTTACTGTGTCTTCGTCGCGGATCGAGCCACCGGGTTCTGCAATGGCAGTTACGCCCGCATTGTATGCGATTTCAGCGCTGTCGCTGAACGGAAAGAACGCATCGGAACACAGTGTACTTCCTTTAACGTCGAATCCGAATTTTGTTGCTTTGTCAACTGATTGCTTTACCGCATCAACGCGATTGGTTTGTCCCGTGCCACTACCAATCAGCAAACGGTCTTTCACCAAAACGATGGCATTTGATTTCAGATGTTTCACGACTTTCATTCCGAAGAGCATGTCGTCAACAATGGCTTGAGCCGGCTTGATACCTGCTTTCAGTTCCCATTGCTGCGGGTTTTCTTTCAGATGGTCGGTTTCCTGCCAGAGGTGGCCGAATGAAAGTTGTTTAATCATCGAGGTTGTCCGGGGTAATTGGTTGAGGCGGACAATTATACGGTTTTTCTTCGATGTAAGTTGCGCTAAACCGGCTTCATCGAAATCAGGAGCAATTAAAACTTCAAAGAAAAACTCATGCAGCTTGCTGCAGGTCTCAGCATCGAGCTTTTTGTTGAAAGCCACAATGCCACCAAATGCCGATACAGGATCGCAGCTGAGCGCTTTGGTCCAGGCATCGCCAACATTAGTTGCCTCGGCTACACCGCAGGCGTTGGTATGTTTCACAATTACGCAGGCGCAGTCGTCGAATTCAGCGAGCAGATCCAGTGCCCCTCCGATGTCCTGCAGATTGTTGTATGAAAGTTCTTTGCCATTGAGTTTGGACAGATAAGCATCCAGATTGCCGTAGAAGCGGGCTTTCTGCGCGGGATTTTCGCCGTAACGAAGTTCAGAACCTTTGCGGAG
It encodes:
- a CDS encoding rod shape-determining protein MreD, producing MNNKLILTNVFRFLIVLLLQVTIFNYTNLFGYINPYVYIYFILLIPFETPMWIALILAFLTGFTQDLFVSTGGLHAAATTAIAFLRPVLLRTIVSKREYESGLQPGVGDLGWKWFITYAGVTILIHSLIVFYLDIFRFSHFFLTFKHAFFQALATLFFIAIFEFVVNIRKK
- a CDS encoding rod shape-determining protein MreC, whose protein sequence is MRNLLDFIKSIRILLLFLFLETLALLFTFNQSSFHGATSFQFFMGINSRIMSVRSDVVSFFNLREENRRLIEENMSLRQHLKDSYIISDQRVFTVNDSLYRQEFEFLTASVINYTISYQDNFITLDKGYEQGIEEGMGVYSPAGVVGIVDHVSKNYCLVKSVLHSEVTVSTTIKNKNVTGTCTWDGANYAYGILKDIPVHVKLKQGDTLLTSNYSSIFPAGIPVGYVTEFSTDATRAFYNVRYRIAADFGNLSSVYIIRNLIKGELDELEKLKEEKHEQ
- a CDS encoding rod shape-determining protein is translated as MGLFNFMTKEIAMDLGTANTVIIHNDKVVVDEPSIVAINRTTNKIMAVGKKAMMMHGKTHENIKTIRPLRDGVIADFMIAEHMMREMIKMISTRKPLFPPSLRMVISIPSGITEVEERAVRDSAEQAGAKEVRLIHEPMAAAIGIGLDVLEPSGNMIIDIGGGTSEIAVIALGGIVSNKSIRIAGDDFNADIEEYMRKAHNLSIGERTAERVKIEVGAAMAEIDNPPPDFPVHGRHLLSGIPREVMVSYAEIAQALDKTISKIEAAILNALENTPPELSADILNTGIYMAGGGSLLRGLDKRIEQKTKLKVHVAEDPLRAVARGAGIALKNFDKFPFLIK
- a CDS encoding bifunctional phosphoribosylaminoimidazolecarboxamide formyltransferase/IMP cyclohydrolase produces the protein MSSGKKITSALISVFDKTGLEPIIHRLNELGVTLYSTGGTADFIQKLGVKVTDISELTGYPPVFHGRVKTLHPAVFGGILYRRDNAGDLEQAKEFNIRAIDLVVVDLYPFEETLKKTSEEAELIEKIDIGGISLIRAAAKNYIDVLIVPSVDYYGDLLNILQSGETSHEQRRLFATRSFEVSSHYDSQIFTWMNGNHDVDAMKLSLRKGSELRYGENPAQKARFYGNLDAYLSKLNGKELSYNNLQDIGGALDLLAEFDDCACVIVKHTNACGVAEATNVGDAWTKALSCDPVSAFGGIVAFNKKLDAETCSKLHEFFFEVLIAPDFDEAGLAQLTSKKNRIIVRLNQLPRTTSMIKQLSFGHLWQETDHLKENPQQWELKAGIKPAQAIVDDMLFGMKVVKHLKSNAIVLVKDRLLIGSGTGQTNRVDAVKQSVDKATKFGFDVKGSTLCSDAFFPFSDSAEIAYNAGVTAIAEPGGSIRDEDTVKYCTDNNITLMFTGNRHFKH